The following proteins come from a genomic window of Gigantopelta aegis isolate Gae_Host unplaced genomic scaffold, Gae_host_genome ctg2838_pilon_pilon:::debris, whole genome shotgun sequence:
- the LOC121391691 gene encoding fucolectin-1-like, protein MFCLTIHSLSWRRPGDVARWEKRLCVTMLKYVSVWITLCILRLNGTLFSNLAFQKPATMSTVYNYISTPARAVDGNNGTDWYSDFCASSNYDDLEPWWMVDLRGYFHIHNVTITNRGDGNWRRLHSFTIDVFTENPIGCARATPVQCYNRTDQLGRGETVQFKCRSPVIGRFVRIKKWKMMSHDDVLTLCEVQVIGTKETACPFTRLFHRARGTRLDSTDDVISGVADVMNCASRCGHRDCLAFNYNQNSQQCQLISAPTFLDSTTMTSSWDYYGVDLC, encoded by the exons ATGTTCTGTTTGACCATACATAGTTTGTCCTGGAGACGTCCTGGAGACGTCGCACGGTGGGAAAAAAGATTGTGTGTGACTATGCTGAAATATGTTAGTGTTTGGATCACCCTGTGTATATTACGACTTAATG gaacattattttcaaatcttGCTTTTCAAAAACCTGCCACCATGAGTACAGTGTATAACTATATCAGCACCCCGGCACGAGCCGTGGACGGAAACAACGGAACTGACTGGTATTCCGACTTCTGTGCCTCATCGAACTATGACGACCTGGAACCGTGGTGGATGGTGGATCTGCGTGGGTACTTCCACATCCATAACGTCACCATCACGAACAGGGGAGACGGGAATT GGCGGCGTCTACACAGCTTCACCATTGACGTGTTTACGGAAAACCCAATAGGCTGTGCACGCGCCACACCAGTCCAGTGTTACAACCGCACCGACCAACTGGGGCGTGGCGAGACTGTACAGTTTAAATGTCGCTCGCCCGTGATTGGTCGGTTCGTCCGTATTAAGAAGTGGAAAATGATGAGCCATGATGATGTACTGACATTGTGTGAGGTTCAAGTGATTGGAACAAAAGAGACAG CTTGTCCTTTCACAAGACTTTTCCATCGAGCACGAGGGACGCGACTGGACTCGACAGATGACGTCATTTCAGGCGTTGCTGACGTCATGAATTGCGCGAGCAGATGTGGCCACCGCGATTGTTTGGCGTTCAACTACAACCAGAACAGTCAACAGTGTCAGCTCATTTCAGCTCCGACGTTTCTCGATTCAAcaacgatgacgtcatcgtgggATTACTACGGAGTGGATCTTTGTTGA